The Constrictibacter sp. MBR-5 genomic interval GCCAAGGAAGGTGCAAAGCACGGCGTCCGCGCCAACGTCATCTGCCCCGGCTTCGTCCGCACGCCGCTGGTCGACAAGCAGATCCCCGAGCAGGCCAAAGAACTCGGCATCTCCAAAGAGGACGTCATCAAGAAGGTCATGCTGAAGGAAACGGTCGACGGCGAGTTCACCACCGTCCAGGACGTCGCCGAGGCCGCCCTCTTCTTCGCCGGCTTCGAGTCGAACGCCCTGACCGGCCAGTCGCTGGTCGTCAGCCACGGCTGGTTCATGCAGTAGGCGGGGCGGCCGAGGCCGCCCCCCTTACCAGGCCGGATCGATCGGCGTGTCCAGTCCGTGGCGCGCCTCGATCACCTCGGCCGCGTCGAGGATGAGGTCTTCCCGGAAGCGCGGCCCGATCAGGTGGACGCCGAGCGGCAGGCCCTCGACCGATCCGACCGGGACCACCGCCGCCGGCATTCCGATCAGCGGCACCGCCGTCTGCACCCGCTGCGCCGTCATCGTCCGATCCATGCTCTCCGCGCTGTCGGTGTCGAAGCCGATGGCGAAGGGCGGCTCGGTGCTGACGGGCGTCAGGACGATGGGGTAGCGGTCGAGGAACAGCGTCCAGTCGCGGACATGCCTGCTGCGCTCCGCCAAGGCCTTCATATAGCCTTCGAGGTCGAGCGGCGGCTCCGACCCCGTCATGAAGCCGACCGAGCGTCTGGCGCCTTCGTCGCCCAGGTCCTGGATCGTCTGCCACTGCAGCATGCGGATGTCGGTCGCGACGAGCCGCCGCCAGAGCGCCGCCGCTTCGCCGATCGACGGCGGCTCCACCGCTTCCACCGCATAGCCAGCGTCGGCCAGCGCCTCGCCCGCGATCTTCACCGCTTCGGCAACCGCGGGATGAACGCCGAGCCCGGAGGGATCCGCGCAGAGGGCGACCCTGATCGGACGGGCCGCCGGCGGCCCGTCCATCGGCGCCGGCACGAACCAGGGATCGCGCGCATCCCGGCGCGCCATGGCGGCCAGCCCGATCCGCACGTCGCGCACCTTGCGCGCCAGCGGCCCCTGCACCGACATCAACTGCGCCGTCATCGGGCGCTCGCCCTGGACCGTCGGATTGTAGGCCGGCACGCGGCCGAAGCTCGGCCGGATTCCCGCCAGGCCACAGCAATAGGCAGGATAACGGACCGACCCGCCATAGTCGTTGCCGTGCGCCAGCGGACCGATGCCGGCCGCGGCTGCCGCCGCCGCGCCGCCGCTCGACCCGCCCGGCGTATGGCCGCGCGACCAGGGATTGAAGGTCCTGCCGCGCAGGTCGTTGTCCGTGTCCCAGCGCAGGCTGAAGGCGGGAGCATTGGTCCGGCCCAGGATGACGGCGCCCGCCGCCTTCCAGTTGGCCACCGGCGCACTGTCCGTGTCGGCGATCAGGTCCTTGTAGGCTACGACGCCGTTGGCGGTCGCACAGCCGGCCTGATCGACATTCTCCTTCATCGTGACCGGGACGCCGTGCAGCGGGCCCAGCACGTCGCCGCGCTTCACGGCGGCATCCGCGGCATCGGCGGCGGCGAGCGCCTGCTCGGGCATCGGCACCGTCACCGCGTTCAGCTTGCCGTTCACCGCCTCCATGCGGGCGAGACACGCCTCGGTAGCCTCACGACTGGAGATGCGGCGCGTGCGGATGCCCTGCGCCAGATCGACGGCGTCCCAGCGCCAGAGTGCGTCGCCCATGCCTTCCCCCGCTCGAATGAGCGGGAATGCTGACGCACACCGGCGGGCATGTCCACGAAAACGCCCGGGACCCGCGCCATATTCGCGTACCGGCGGCCCTTCGGCGCGTGCTAGCGCCCGCGCGTCGCGAGGGCGGCTTCCAGCTTCCGCACGGCGGTCTTTTCCAGCATCCACGCCGGACTGTGGACCGAGCCGACGATGCAGACCTCGATAAGCGTCGCCGGGTCGCACGCCGAAACCTTCACCGCGCTGCCGAGGCGAAGAAACTCGATGATATAGTCCTTGTCCTGGTCGGGCGACCGCATGCCGCTTTTCCTTGGCTGCGACCGGTGTTCCCTGCCGGTCGGCACCGCTATATAAGCCCGCAGCTTTCGGCGGGATTAACGACCGCCCAACGACGGAGACCGAGATGTCCAGCGCGACGGCCGCAAAGGCAGACACCAGCAGCCCCGCCCAGAAGGCCAAGCTGGCCCCGTTCACCTGGGAGGATCCGTTTCTGCTCTCCGAGCAGCTGACCGAGGACGAGCGGATCGTTCAGGACAGCGCCCGCCGCTACTGCCAGGAGAACCTCTTCCCCGGCGTGCTGATGGCCCACCGGAACGAGACGTTCGACCGGAAGACCTTCCTGGAGCTGGGAGCAAACGGCTTCCTCGGCATCGGCATCGAGGGCTATGGCTGCCCCGGCGGCAGCCATGTGATGTATGGCCTGATCGCCCGCGAGGTCGAGCGCGTCGACAGCGCCTATCGCTCGGCGATGAGCGTCCAGTCCAGCCTCGTGATGTTCCCGATCTACAGCTACGGCTCGGAAGAACAGCGCGAGAAGTATCTGCCGAAGCTGGCGTCCGGCGAATGGGTCGGCTGCTTCGGCCTGACCGAGCCCGACAGCGGGTCGGACGCGGGCGGGATGAAGACACGCGCCACCAAGGTCGACGGCGGCTGGCGCCTGAACGGCGCCAAGATGTGGATTACCTCCTCGCCGATCGCCGACGTCGCGGTGGTCTGGGCAAAGACCGAGGACGACACGATCCGCGGCTTCATCGTCGAGCGCGGCTATGAGGGCTTCAAGACGCCGAAGATCGAGGGCAAGTTCTCGCTGCGCGCCTCGCCGACCGGCGAGATCGTGCTGGAGAACGTCTTCGTTCCCGACGAGAACCTCCTGCCCAACGTGCGCGGCCTCGGCGGCCCGTTCGGCTGCCTCAACAAGGCGCGCTACGGCATCGCCTGGGGTGCCATGGGTGCGGCGGAGTTCTGCTGGCACGCCGCCCGCCAGTACACGCTCGACCGCAAGGCCTTCGGCCGCCCGCTCGCCGCGACGCAGCTGATCCAGAAGAAGCTGGCCGACATGCAGACCGAGATCGCGCTGGGCTTCCAGGCGGCGCTGCGCGTCGGCCGGATGCTCGACGAGCACATCGCCGCCCCGGAGGCGATCTCGCTGATCAAGCGCAACAATTGTGGCAAGGCGCTCGATATCGCGCGCGCCGCCCGCGACATGCACGGCGGCAACGGCGTGGCGGACGAATACCACGTCATCCGTCACGTGATTAACCTGGAGGCCGTGAACACCTACGAGGGCACGCACGACGTGCACGCCCTGATCCTGGGCCGCGCCCAGACGGGCATCCAGGCGTTCGGCTGATCCTTCGATCGATGCGGGCCGGCCTTCGCGCCGGCCCGCTGTCGCTCAGAGCAGGCCCCAGAACATCCGCGCTGCGGTGAGCAGCAGGAACAACGCGAAGAGCCGACGCAGCACGATCGGCGATGCGGCATGCGCCAGCCTCGCCCCCCAGGGTGCCGCCGCGGTACTCAGCGGCGTGATGAGCACCACGCCCAGAATGCTCACGAAGCCGATGCTCAGTTCCGGCAAGGCCTCGTCGCCCCAGCCCGACAGCATGAAGCCGAACGTCGCCGGCACGGCGATGATGAAGCCGATCGCCGCCGCGGTCCCGACCGCCTTGTGCACCGGATAGCCGCAGGCGCTCATGAACGGCACGCCCAGGGTGCCACCGCCGATACCCATCATCGCCGACACCGCACCCATGGCCGCGCCCGAAGCGGCCTTGCCCGCGCCCCGCGGCAGCCCGTCGCGCAGGCGGAAGTCGGGCTTCGTCGTCGCCATGAAGATCGACACGAACAGCGCGACGCAGGCGAAGACCGCGATCAGCACCGCGCTGCGCACATAGCCGGCGACGGCGGTTCCGGCGAGCGTGCCCAGCAGGATCCAGATCCACCACGACTTCAGCAGGTCCCAGTCGACCGCGCCGCGCCGGTTGTGTGCCCTGGTAGAGATCGCCGAGGTGGCGACGATGGTGGTCAGCGAAGTGCCCACCGCCAGATGCATGCGGATCGACGGGTCCACGTCGATCAGCGCGAACATCTGGAACAGCACCGGCACGATGACGATGCCGCCACCGACGCCGAGCAGTCCGGCGAGGATACCGGCGACGACGCCGGTCATCGCCAGGATCGCGGCGAGTTCGAGGAGCGTGATCAGGTCGGGCATAGACGGCACCGGAGCGGCGGGGAACAATCGCGGAGCAGCATGAGGTTACTGACACACTAGCAATGAAGGGGCCATGTTCGTCTCCGGACGATGAGGCCGCCGCGGCGACCTGCTATCCTTCATCACCGGCATGTGGAGGTACCGCCATGACCGATCCGACGTCATCACTGGTGCTCGACTTGGTGGAATGGGTCGCGGCACGCCCGCGGACCTATGCCGAGGTCATGGAGGCGTGGCGAACGTCCTGCCCGCGCCTCACGGTCTGGGAGGACGCTCTCGACGGCGGGCTGCTTATCCGTA includes:
- a CDS encoding amidase family protein; the encoded protein is MGDALWRWDAVDLAQGIRTRRISSREATEACLARMEAVNGKLNAVTVPMPEQALAAADAADAAVKRGDVLGPLHGVPVTMKENVDQAGCATANGVVAYKDLIADTDSAPVANWKAAGAVILGRTNAPAFSLRWDTDNDLRGRTFNPWSRGHTPGGSSGGAAAAAAAGIGPLAHGNDYGGSVRYPAYCCGLAGIRPSFGRVPAYNPTVQGERPMTAQLMSVQGPLARKVRDVRIGLAAMARRDARDPWFVPAPMDGPPAARPIRVALCADPSGLGVHPAVAEAVKIAGEALADAGYAVEAVEPPSIGEAAALWRRLVATDIRMLQWQTIQDLGDEGARRSVGFMTGSEPPLDLEGYMKALAERSRHVRDWTLFLDRYPIVLTPVSTEPPFAIGFDTDSAESMDRTMTAQRVQTAVPLIGMPAAVVPVGSVEGLPLGVHLIGPRFREDLILDAAEVIEARHGLDTPIDPAW
- a CDS encoding acyl-CoA dehydrogenase: MSSATAAKADTSSPAQKAKLAPFTWEDPFLLSEQLTEDERIVQDSARRYCQENLFPGVLMAHRNETFDRKTFLELGANGFLGIGIEGYGCPGGSHVMYGLIAREVERVDSAYRSAMSVQSSLVMFPIYSYGSEEQREKYLPKLASGEWVGCFGLTEPDSGSDAGGMKTRATKVDGGWRLNGAKMWITSSPIADVAVVWAKTEDDTIRGFIVERGYEGFKTPKIEGKFSLRASPTGEIVLENVFVPDENLLPNVRGLGGPFGCLNKARYGIAWGAMGAAEFCWHAARQYTLDRKAFGRPLAATQLIQKKLADMQTEIALGFQAALRVGRMLDEHIAAPEAISLIKRNNCGKALDIARAARDMHGGNGVADEYHVIRHVINLEAVNTYEGTHDVHALILGRAQTGIQAFG
- a CDS encoding sulfite exporter TauE/SafE family protein, which produces MPDLITLLELAAILAMTGVVAGILAGLLGVGGGIVIVPVLFQMFALIDVDPSIRMHLAVGTSLTTIVATSAISTRAHNRRGAVDWDLLKSWWIWILLGTLAGTAVAGYVRSAVLIAVFACVALFVSIFMATTKPDFRLRDGLPRGAGKAASGAAMGAVSAMMGIGGGTLGVPFMSACGYPVHKAVGTAAAIGFIIAVPATFGFMLSGWGDEALPELSIGFVSILGVVLITPLSTAAAPWGARLAHAASPIVLRRLFALFLLLTAARMFWGLL